From the genome of Rhizobacter sp. AJA081-3:
TAGATCAGGCCGAGACCGTGCTCATCCAGGCCCTGCGCGGCGGCGGCGTTGCAGGCCTGTCGGGCATGCCGCGCGAGACCGAACGCGACGGCGTGCGATGGTTGCGGCCCTGGCTTGCACGAGCGCCCGAGGAGATTGCCGCCTACGTGCGGCGCCATCGCCTGCGCCACATCGAAGACGAGAGCAATGCGGAACCGCGCTTCGCGCGCAACCGACTGCGTCTGCAGGTCTGGCCGTCGATCGAGCGGGCCTTCCCGGCAGCGCAAACGACGCTGGCCGACACCGCGGCCTGGGCCCAGGAGGCCACGGCCTGCCTGGACGAACTGGCCGCCCTGGATCTGTCGGCTGCGGCGAGCGCCAAGGGCTTGTTCGTGCCGGCGTGGCTCGCGCTGAGTGTCGTGCGCCGATCCAACGTGCTTCGCCACTGGTTGCGCGGCCAGCTCCGCCAGCCGGCGCCGGCCAGTCTGGTCACTCGCCTGATGGACGAACTGGGCGGCGCCAAACAAGGGCAATGGGAACACGGGCGAGGGCGGCTGCGGCTTCATAGAGGCATCCTGAGCTGGACCCCGGCCGCCGACGAGCCCGTATGGCGTGCCGACCGCGAAACGAGCTTGAGCCTGCGTCACGCCGGCCGCCATGCGTTGCCGGGTTGGGGTGGTCACCTCGTGGTGTCACGGGTGGACGAGGGCGGCGTGCCGCTGGCCTGGCTGGGCCACGTCGAGTTGCGCTCTCGCTCGGGCGGCGAACAGTTCCAGGCCGGCATCGGCCGCCCGCCGCGCAGCCTGAAGAAGCAGTACCAGGCGCAAGGTGTGCCCGCCTGGCAGCGCGAGGGGCCGCTGCTCTACAGCGGCGGGCAGCTTGTCTTCGTTCCCGGACTCGGCCTGGACGCGCGGGTGATCGGCCTGCCCGGCCAGCCGCTGGTGGGCCTGCACTGGGAGCCTTCCACGGCCGGCTAAAATGCGCGGTTCACGAGCGCGGCGTGACCCCCTTCGAGCAATCACCGCGAGCTTGCATCTTCATGGCACTCATCGTTCACAAGTACGGCGGCACATCGATGGGCTCGACCGAGCGCATCCGCAACGTCGCCAAGCGCGTCGCCAAATGGGCGCGGGCAGGGCACCAGATGGTGGTCGTGCCCTCGGCCATGAGCGGCGAGACCAACCGCCTGCTCGCGCTGGCCAAGGACCTCTCTCCGGCGTCGACCACCCCTGAGTTCCAGCGCGAACTCGACATGATCGCCTCGACCGGCGAGCAGGTCTCGGTGGGCCTCCTGGCCATCGCGCTGCAGGCCGAAGGCATGCCGGCCGTCAGCTATGCGGGTTGGCAGGTGCCGATCGCCACCGACAGCTCGTACACCAAGGCGCGCATCCAGAGCATCGACGATCAGCGCGTGCGTGCCGACCTGGCCGCCGGCAAGGTGGTCGTCATCACCGGCTTCCAGGGCGTCGACGGCGACGGCAACATCACCACGCTGGGCCGCGGTGGCTCGGACACCTCGGCAGTGGCCGTGGCCGCGGCGCTGAAGGCCGACGAGTGCCTGATCTACACCGACGTCGACGGCGTCTACACCACCGACCCGCGCATCGTGCCGGAGGCGCGACGCCTGCACAGCATCAGCTTCGAGGAGATGCTGGAGATGGCGAGCCTCGGCTCCAAGGTGCTGCAGATCCGTTCGGTGGAGTTCGCCGGCAAGTACCGCGTGCCGATGCGCGTGCTGTCGAGCTTCACGCCCTGGGACATCGCCATCGACGAAGAAGCCCGCTCGGGCACGCTGATCACTTTCGAGGAAGACGCAAAAATGGAACAAGCCGTCGTGTCGGGCATCGCATTCAACCGCGATGAAGCCAAGATCAGCCTGCTCGGGGTGCCGGACAGGCCCGGCATCGCGTACCAGATCCTCGGCCCGGTGGCCGATGCGAACATCGACATCGACGTGATCATCCAGAACGTCTCGCACGATGGAAAGACGGACTTCTCGTTCACCGTGCACCGCAACGACTACGCGCGCACGATGGAGTTGCTGAAGTCGACGGTCGTGCCCAGCACCGGCGCCGCCGAAGTGTCGGGCGATACGAAGATCTGCAAGGTCAGCATCGTCGGCATCGGCATGCGATCGCACGTGGGCGTGGCCAGCCGCATGTTCAAGGCGCTGAGCGACGAGGGCATCAACATCCAGATGATCACCACCAGCGAGATCAAGACCAGCGTGGTGATCGACGAGAAGTACATGGAACTCGCCGTGCGTGCATTGCACAAGGCCTTCGATCTCGAGCAGGCGCCTGCCTGAGAGCGCCGCGTTCGCGGCTAGAATGCGAGCCTTCGCCGGAGTCGTGACCGAGTGGCCGAAGGTGCTCCCCTGCTAAGGGAGTATGTGGGCAAAACCTGCATCGAGGGTTCGAATCCCTCCGACTCCGCCAGACAGCAAGCGAAACGGGCCCTTCGGGGCCCGTTTTCGTTGGTGCTGGCGACTGCTCAGAAGGTGTAGCCGAGCCCGAACTTCACGGCCGGAAAGAACTTCAGCTTGTCGACGCTTTCCTGCAGGTTGCGCTGCTCGGCATCGATGTTGGGCTGGCCCGCGGCAGCCACCAAGCCGGGCGAGGCTGTGATCTTCGCGTCGGCCTTGCCGATCGCGACACCTGCATCGAAGTAGAAGCTCAGGCCCTTGCTGATTTGTGCATGGCCGAAACCGATGCCCAGATACGGGGCGAACGACGGGAACCTGGCTTCCGCGTCGACGCTTTCGCCTGCGGCCGGGTAAGTGGTTCCGTTGATGGTGATCGTGCCGTTCGTTGCGACGCCGTTGCCCGACGCCTTGCGCTGTCCGATCAGTGCGCCCGCGGTGAACCGGAAACTGCTGCCGAGGAAGTAGTCGCCGTAGACCCCGAGGGTCGAGAACTTCAGTTTGGTGTCGTAGCTGGCGCCATTGCGATCGAAGCTGCGGCTGTAGTCGAGGAACTCGGCATCCATGCGCAGGCCGGTGTTCGAGCCGATGCGGCTGCCCAGCCCGATTTCGAGGCCGGTGGTGCCGATGCCACCGAACAACTCGACGGCTTGGGCCGTTTCGGTGACGAGGGCTGCGCCGAAGAGGGCGAAGGACGCCAGGGCGACGCCAGCTTTCCTCTTCAGTACGCTAGTTGACATAATATACATCGTAGCGTATTTGACCCGGCGTCAACCGATGCGCGGCGAATCCTCTGAATCGAGCATCACGAGGTTCGAATCGTTGGCCTGGCTCTCGCTGGTGTCGGCCGGATGCGGGCGATCCAGTGGGCGGCAAATGCGGCTGGAAAGGCGGTTCAGGCGCTCCGAGCGCTCCATCTCGGCGACGACGGCCTCGGGATTGAGCAGGAGCGCAAACGGATTGGCGACGGGCTGAACTGAGTGCATCGAGAACCTCCGATAAGGGCACTGGGGTGAAGCCGACTCTAGGCTTGGCTCCGGGTGCTGGAAGTCATCGTGGCGCCATTCGGCTTGTAGGAAGAAATCCGACAAGGCCCTCGCGCCGTGAACTGTTCCCGCCAAGTCACTTCGTCATCAGTTCGAGGCGGTCGGCCAACCAGTCGCGTCCGCCCAGGCGCGCAAAGTCGGCAGCCTGCAGATCCCGTTGGTTGCGCCGTCTTGCGTCGGCGCCCTGACGAAGCAGCAGCTCGACGGTGGACTCGGGCCCGGTCTGTGCCGCCAGCATCAATGGGGTGGTGCCGTTGGGGGCTTCCGCCTCCAGCGTCGCGCCCCGGGCCAGCAGCAGTTCCACCAGCCGGGTGTTCGGGCCGCTGGCCGCATAGTGAAGCGGCGTCCACCCGGGCCCGTCCAGCCGGGCGCCACGCGCCAGCAGTCGTTGGCTGGACTCCAGATCGCCGGCAATGGCCGCGAGCATCAACGCAGACTCGCCGGCCGCATTGAGCGCATTCACGTCAGTGGCCGGATGCGCCAAGAGGAGCGCAAAGGCGCCCGGCGACTCGCGCCTGAGGGCCAGGGACAGGGCTGGGTAGCCTTTCGGGTCGCGGCTGTTGGGATCCACACCTTGCTGGAGCAGGCTGCGGAGCCAGGCAACGTCATCGCGGATCACGGCCTTGAAGAGATCCTCGTAGGCTCCGGCGTTTGCTGAAGAAAATGCAATTGCGATAGATAGATAGAAAACATACTTAAAGTTGAGTGCGAACTTTAGGCCAATGAACCTTTGAACTCGAAAATACGACATGACAATCTCTTATGACGTGTTATTCAAGTCCTTAATGAAGTCTTGAATAGCCTCTCGAAGTTGTGGCTGGTCGCTGCGGCGACCTCCTCGACGTCGACAGACTTGAGCTCGGCCAGCTTGCGCGCGACATAGGGCACGAGGGCCGGCGTGTTTGTCTTGCCGCGGAATGGCACGGGTGCCAGGTACGGGCTGTCCGTCTCGATCAGGCAGCGCTCCAGCGGGACGTAGCGCGCGACCTCCTGGAGCTCCACAGCCGTCTTGAAGGTCAGGATGCCCGAGAAGGAGATGTGAAAGCCAAGGTCCAGCGCCTCGCGGGCGACCTGCATCGTCTCGGTGAAGCAATGGAACACGCCGCCGACCGCCTCGGCGCCCTCCTCCCGCAGCAGGCGAACGGTGTCGGCCGAGGCGCTGCGGGTGTGCACGACGAGCGGCAGCCCGGTGGCACGCGCGGCGCGGATATGGACCCGGAAGCGCTCGCGCTGCCATTCCATGTCGTCGAGACTGCGACCATTGAGCCGGTAGTAGTCGAGCCCCGTCTCTCCGATGGCCACCACGCGCGGCCGCTGCGCCAGCTCGAGAAGGTCTTCGATGCGGGGTTCGCGCACGCCTTCGTTGTCGGGGTGCACGCCGGCGCTGCACCAGAAGTTGTCGAAGCGCGCGGCCAGCCCCTGGACCGTGTCGAATTCTTCCAGCGTCGTGCAGATGCACAGCGCACGATCGACCGATGCCGCGGCCATGTCGGCGCGGATGTCGTCAATGCGCTCGGCGAGCCCCGGAAAGCTCAGGTGGCAGTGTGAGTCGACGAACATGGCATGGGCGGCCGGGTGTACCGGCCGTGGCGAGGCGAAGGCCTCAGATGGTCTGCGTCGGCTTAGCCGAGGAGATGGAGGTGCCGAGGATCTCTTCGATCTTCAGCTTGAGCAGGCGGGTCTTCTCGTCGGTCGGGAAGCGCACGCCGACTCCCTGAGTGCGGCCGCCCGAGGCGTTCGCTGGCGTGATCCAGCCGACCTTGCCGGCCACCGGGTAACGCTGCGGGTCTTCGGGCAGCGAGAGCAGCAGGTAGATGTCTTCGCCGAGCCGGTACTCGCGCGTGGTCGGCACGAACAGGCCACCGTCCGAGAACACCGGCATGTAGGCCGCGTACAGCGCGCCCTTCTCGCGAAACACCAGCTGAATGACGCTTGGCCGCGACCCGGCCGCGGTGGCGGGCGCTCCGGGCAGCATGCTTCGTCCTGGGGCTTCACTCATGCGGCGCAGTGTACCGAAACACAGCCTGGACCGGGCTAGCGGCCCTGCCCCGGCATCAGGGCCAGGCGCGCTCGTGAGACAAGTGCCTCGATCATCAGCCCTGAATTCAGTGGATGCTCGGCCTGGCGTGCGGCGCGAAGCAGCTCCCTGGACCATTGGCTGATCGGCGCGGTGCCGGGGCGTGCCGTCACTGCGCCTGCGGGAAAGAAGCGCGGCGCCGCACCGACGCTCACGCTGAGAACGTCGTGGCAGAGCTTCTGCAATGCATCGACGACACGAGCGATCGGCCAGCCCGTCAGCGGCGCGGCGTCTCCTTGCGCCACGATCGCCGGCAGGCGCGCCCACAGCTTGGCGTCCAGGCCTTCGCGTACCCATTCCAATGCATCCAGCGGCTGGCCGCCGGCGGCCGCGAGCACGACCTCCGCCGAGGCCACACCCTGCCCGGCCAACCAGGCGGTGGCCTGCACCGGGTCCGGCAGTGCCAAGCCGAGCGCCTGGCAACGGCTGCGGATGGTCGGCAGCAGCGACTGAGGCGCCGAACTGCTCAGGATGAAGCGCGCCGTGCCGGCGGGCTCCTCGAGCGTCTTCAGCAGGGCGTTGGCCGAGATGCCGTTCATGCGCTCGGCCGGGTGCAGCACGACGACCTTGCCGGCGTTTCGCGCCGGCGTCGTCTGTGCAAATGCGACGGCAGCGCGAACGGCCTCGACCTTGATCTCCTTGCTGGGCTGGCGGGTCTTGCTGCCGGTCTCGGGCGCTTCCGCCTCCGGGTCGCCGACCGTCCAGCCCAGTGGCCCTTGCAGCGCCTCGGGCAGCAGCACGAGCAGGTCCGGGTGCGAGCGTGCCTGCACCAGCCGGCACGAAGAGCAGGTACCGCACGGGCGGCGAGCGCCGGCGTCGGCATCGCACAGCCAGGCCTGCGCCAGCGTCAGCGACAGCTGCCATTGGCCGATGCCCTGCGGCCCATGGATCAGCACGGCGTGGCCACGCTGCGTGCGCAGCGCCGTGTCCAGCCAGTCGCCCAACCAGGGCAGTGGCAGCGCGCCGTCCGTGCCTACCATCCGCGCCTCACGAGCTCGGCGTCGATCTGTGCCCAGACGGCCTCGCGCTCGAGCGAGGAATCGATGCGCACGAAGCGGCCCGGGTCGGCCGCCATGCGAGCTGCATACCCTGCCCGCACCCGATCGAAGAAGGCGATGTCTTCGCTCTCGAAGCGGTCGGCGGCTCGCGCTGCGGCGCGGCGACGGGCCGCTTCCGCAGCGGGCAGGTCGAGCCAGAAGGTGAGCTGCGGCTGCAAGTCCCCGTGCACCCAGCGCTCCAGCTGGGCGAGTACCTGGGCATCGAAGCCGCGGCCGCCACCCTGGTAGGCGAAGGTCGCATCGGTGAATCGGTCGCAGACCACGGTGGCATTGCGGGCCAATGCAGGCGCGACGAGCTGCTGCACATGGTCGCGCCGCGCAGCGAACACGAGCAAGGCCTCGGTGAGTGCATCCATCGGGGCATGCAGCACCAGCTCGCGCAGTTTCTCGGCCAGTTCGGTGCCGCCGGGCTCGCGTGTGCGAACGACCTCGGCACCACGCTCGCGCAGCCGTTGCGCCAGCGCGACGATGTGGGTGGACTTGCCGGCGCCGTCGATGCCTTCGAAGGTGATGAAGCGGCCGCTCACGCGTTGTGCTGGGGGCCTAGCGGCCGCGCTGGTACTTGTTGACCGCGCGATTATGCTCGGCGAGCGTCTCGCTGAACTCGCTGCTGCCGTCGCCGCGCGCGACGAAGTAGAGCGCCTTCGAGGCCTCGGGCTTGACCGTCGCGCGCAGCGACGCCGCACCCGGCATGGCGATGGGCGTGGGCGGCAAGCCCGGACGCGTGTAGGTGTTGTAGGGCGTGTCGGTCTGCAGGTCGCGCTTGCGCAGGTTGCCGTCGAAAGCCTCGCCCAGGCCGTAGATCACCGTCGGGTCGGTCTGCAGCGGCATGCCGATGCGCAGGCGGTTCACGAACACGGCCGCAATGCGTGCGCGCTCGGCCGCTGCGCCGGTTTCCTTCTCGACGATCGAAGCCAGCGTCAGCGCCTCGTCCGGTGTGCGCAGCGGAAGGTCGGGCGCGCGGGCGGCCCAGGCCTCGTCGACACGCTGGCGCATGGCACGCAAGGCGCGCTTGAGCACGGCGAGGTCGGCGCTGCCCTTGCTGTAGGCGTAGGTGTCCGGATAGAAGCGCCCTTCCGGGGCCACGCCTGGCTGCCCGAGCGCCTCCATGATCTGAGCGTCGCTCATCGCGGCGGTGGTCGGCTTCAGCGCGTCGGCCTTGGCGAGCTCGGCGCGGAACTGCCGGAAGGTCCAGCCTTCGATCAGGCGCACCGTGGCCAGCGTCTCGTCGCCGCGCACCATCTTCTCGAGCAGGGTGACGGGTGTCGTGCCGGCGCCGATCTCGTAACTGCCGGCGCGGATGCGCTTGGCCTTGCCCGACCAGCGGAACCACTCGTACAGCGCCCAGCGAGGCGCCTGCACGCCGGCACGGACCCAGCCTTGGGCGATGTCGCGCGGCAGTTCGCCTTGCTCGATCGACAGCTCGACCGTCTCGCCCGACAGCTTCAGCGGCTGCTGCAGCCACCACGCTGCCGCGCCGGCGGCACCGAGCGCAACGATGACCAGCACGACGACGAGGCGGATGATCCACTTCATCGGCGCAGACCACCCTGGCCGATGCCGTGAAACCCCAGTGCGAAGCAATTCATGGCGGCTGATGATAATCGGGGCATGGAACACACCCTCGATACCAATGGTGTCGTGCGTCTGGCCCACTGGGGCGTGATCCGCGCCCGAGGGGCCGACGCCGCCCGCTTCCTCCATGGCCAGCTCACCAGCGACATGCTGAACCTGGGCCCTGGCCGCGCCGTGCCGGCCGGCTTCTGCTCCGCCAAGGGCAGGCTGCAGGCCAGTTTCATCGTGTGGGCAGGCGAGGCCGACGAGATCCTGCTGGCCTGCTCGGCGAGCCTGCTCGCGCCGACGCTCAAGCGGCTGTCGATGTTCGTGATGCGTGCGCAATGCAAGCTCGACGACGCCACCGCGGAGCTGCCGCTGCACGGTCTGGCCGGCCCGGCTGCTCTGGCCCTGCTGGGCGACGCGCAGCCGTGGGAGTGCCGGCGCAGCGAAGCCGGCACGGCGATCCGCCTGCCCGATGCCCAGGGTGTTCCGCGTGCCTTGCTGGCTGGCACTTCGCCTTCCGGCGTGGCGCCGCTGGACGCGGACAGCTGGCGCTGGCTCGAGGTGAGCAGCGGCGTTCCCGTCATCGAGGCTGCGACGGTCGACCAGTTCGTGCCGCAGATGGTGAACCTCGAACTGATCGGCGGCGTGGACTTCAAGAAAGGTTGTTATCCCGGCCAGGAGGTGGTGGCGCGCAGCCAGTACCGCGGCACGCTGAAGCGCCGCATGTTCCTGTTCGACGTCCCGGCGGCGGCGCAACCCGGCCAGGAACTGTTCCACAGTGCCGACCCCGGCCAGCCGGCCGGTCTGATTGCCAACGCCGCGCCGTCGCCCGCCGGCGGCTCGCGCGTCCTCGCCGAGGTCAAGCTCGTCGCCCTGGACGAGGGCAGCCTGCACCTGGGCTCGGCCGACGGGCCCGTGCTGACGCGGCGCGAACTGCCCTACGCGGTGCCAACGGAAAGCGCCGCGCCCGCCTGATGGCGGCTGCGGCAGACGGCACGGCAAAAGGTCACGACCGGGCTTCCCTGGGGACAGCCGGCCAGCCCATGCGAGAGCTGTTCATCTACTATCGATCGCGCGTCGAATGCGAAGCCGAGGTGGCTGCGCAAGTACGCGGATTCCAGGCGCATCTCATGCTCGAGCATCCGACCCTGGTGGCGCGACTGCTGCGCCGGCCGGAGGCGAAGGATGGGTTGCTGACCTGGATGGAAACCTACGCCTTCGCCACGATGAATCCCGACCGCGCCATCGATGCCCCACTGCAGCAGCAGATCGAAGCGTCTGCCGCGTGTCTTCGCGGCCTGATCGAAGGCGAGCGCCACACCGAGGTCTTCATCCCATGTGCCTGCTGACGCTGGCTCTCGACGAAAACCGGCGCTTCCCGCTGGTCATCGCCGCCAACCGCGACGAGTTCTTCGCGCGACCGGCCTCTCGCCTGGCCTGGTGGACGCCGGAGCCCGGTGCCACGCAGATCCTCGGTGGCCGCGACCTCGATGCCGGCGGCACCTGGCTGGGGCTGACCGCGGAAGGACGCCTGGCGATGCTCACCAATGTGCGCGATCCGTCTCGGCACGACCCGTCGGCGCCGTCGCGCGGCCGCATCGTGCCGGAGTGGCTGGCGGCCCGCGAGCGTGTCGACCGGTTCTGGATGCGCACCGCGCTGGCCGGCTACAACGGCTTCAACCTCATCGCCGCGGATTTCTCTCTGGGCGAGTGCTACTGGGCCAGCAACACCGGCAGCCATCCGCTGCGGCTCGAGCGCGGCGTCTACGGCATCTCCAACGCCGGGCTGGATACACCTTGGCCGAAGGTGCTCTCGCTGAAGTCGCGCACGCGGGAGGCGATCACGCAGTCCGGCTCGGTCGACGAACTCGCGAACAGGCTGTTCGAGGCGCTGTCCGACCGCCAGATGCCGTCCGACGACGAACTGCCCGAGACCGGGGTGGGGCTGGAGCGCGAACGTTTGCTGGCGCCGGCCTTCATCCGCTCGCCCGACCAGAGCTACGGTACACGTTGCTCCACGCTGATCATCACCGAGCGCGTGAATCGCCACAACGTGACGCACGTGCTCGAGCGCAGCTTTGCCTCGCATGGTGGCGTGGCGCTGCTGCGCCGGGCCACGCTGAACCACTGGCCGCCGCGCTACAACGCGGGCGACGCAGTGCCGGCGGTGCAAGGCGGCGTGGTCTCCGAGTCCGAGATCGACGGGGTGTCGGCCACCGCGACGGTGCGCCGCACCCGGGTGCGCAGCCTGTTGCGGCCCGAACCGAAGCGCCGCCGCGGGGCACCCGTCTCCGGCTCAGCCTGATCGGCTAAAGCGCCCGCACCATCTCGATGTGCGGTATGCCGGCTTCCTCGAACTCCGGGCCACGCGGCGCGAAGCCGGCGCGCGAATAGAACGGCGCAGCGCTCGACTGCGCATGAAGCAGCACTTCGCGGTCGCCGCGCGCCCGCGCTGCCTTCATCAGCGCTTCCAGCACGTGGCGGCCCACACCGCTGCCGCGCAGGCTCTGGCTGACCGCCATGCGGCCGATCTTCGCCACGCCGGGCACATGCTGCAGCAGCCGGCCGGTGGCCAGCGGCAGCCCGAAGCGGTTGTAGGCGACGGCGTGAACGCAGGAGGCGTCGGCGACGTCCCACTCCATTTCGGCGGGGATTCGCTGCTCTTCGACGAACACCGCGGTGCGGATCGCGCTGGCCTCGCGGCCGAGTTCTTCCCAGCCGCCCACGCGGACGTCGACCATGCCCTGCCCGGCCTCGAAACCCTGCAGCACGTCGCGCAGGCTCTGCGGCACGGGCCTCGAAGTCTGCGTGTGCGGGTCGGCGAAGACGTAGACCAGTTCGCCGTTGATCAGCGGCTCGTCGCCGCGGAACACCGCGCCCTCGAACAGCAGCGAAGAGTTGCCGATCCGGCCACAGCGCATGCCGATCTCGAGCTGGTCGTCGTAGCGCGCCGACCCGTGGTACTCGACGGTGGCCTTGCGCACGTAGAGATCGCCGCCGAGTGATTCCATCGTCTGTGCGTAGGGCAAGGCCAGCGCACGCCAGTAGCCGGCGACGGCGGTGTCGAAGTACATCAGGTAGTGCGCATTGAAGACGATCTTCTGCGCATCGATCTCGGCCCAGCGCACGCGCAGGCGGTCGAAGAAGCGGAACTCGGTGCGTTTCATGGCTCGAAGGCCCTCCTCAATGCATCCCCGGCGGCGGCCTGCGCATGGCGGGCCTCGTCGAGCACGCGGCCCATCTTGATGAAATCATGCGTCATGCCGCGGTACAACTCCAGAGAGACTTCGACGCCAGCCAGGCGCAGGCGGTCGGCATAGGCCAGACCCTCGTCGCACAGGGGGTCGCACTCGGCCAGCAGCAGGCAGGCGGGCGCCACGCCGTCGAGCGAGTCGGCATTCAGCGGCGCGAAACGCCAGTCGCTGCGCTGCGAGCGGTCGATGTACTGCTCGAAGAACCATTCGATGGTCACGGCGTCGAGCAGGAAGCCGTTGGCGAACAGCTTGTGCGTCGCGGTGTCGGCATGCGCCGTCGTGCCCGGCGTGATCAGCAACTGCGCGCGCAGAGGCAGGCCGTGGTCGCGCGACAGGATCGCCGCCACTGCGGCGAGCGTTCCGCCGGCGCTGTCGCCGCCGACGGCCAGGCGTTCGCTGTCGAAGCCCAGCGATGCGCCCTGCTCGCGCAGCCAGCGCAGTGCGGCCCAGGTGTCGTCGACGGCGGTCGGGAAGCGGTGCTCGGGTGCCAGCCGATAGTCCAGCGCCAGAACCTGCGCGCCGCTGAGCAGCGCGAGCTGGCGGCACAGGCTGTCGTGCGTCTCCAGGCCGCCGATCGTGAAGCCGCCGCCGTGCAGGTAGAGCAGCGTTCCGCGTGGCGTACCCACGGGCCAGTAGCGCCGCGCGGCCAGCTCGGTGCCATCGGCGCCGGGCACGCGCAGATCTTCGACCCGATCGAGTCGCGCCCGCGGCAGGTCCAGCACCTCGGCGCCGGCCACGTAGGCGGCACGGGCCTGCTCGGCAGACAGGGTGTGGAATGCCGGCCGCTTGGCACGCCGGATGCGCTCCAGCACGCCGGCCATGCGCGGGGTCAGAAGATGGGTGCTCATGAACGCGGCGCAGTCTGCCACATCGGGCTGTCCCGCTTGCGCAGGCGAGCGCCACGCCTACACTCCCGCGCCATGGCCTTCATCAACTACATCACCCAGATCCAGCTCGACTTCGGCGCCGTGAAGCTGCTGCCGCAGGAGTGCGAACGCATCGGCATGCGCCGTCCGCTGGTCGTCACCGATGCGGGCGTGCGCGCGGCCGGCGTGCTCGACAAGGCGCTTGCCGCACTGGGCGAATTGCCCCACGCGGTATTCGACCAGACACCCTCCAACCCGACCGAGGCGGCCGTTCGCGCCGCGGTGCAGGCGTACCGAAGCGGCCAGTGCGACGGGCTGATCGCCGTGGGCGGC
Proteins encoded in this window:
- the tilS gene encoding tRNA lysidine(34) synthetase TilS, coding for MATEPLGVEVLAFHVHHGLSPNAEAWVAHCEQQCRRWARRGLLIRLCVTRLEARPTQGESVEAWARRERYRALRQMALEQGAHIVLLAHHRLDQAETVLIQALRGGGVAGLSGMPRETERDGVRWLRPWLARAPEEIAAYVRRHRLRHIEDESNAEPRFARNRLRLQVWPSIERAFPAAQTTLADTAAWAQEATACLDELAALDLSAAASAKGLFVPAWLALSVVRRSNVLRHWLRGQLRQPAPASLVTRLMDELGGAKQGQWEHGRGRLRLHRGILSWTPAADEPVWRADRETSLSLRHAGRHALPGWGGHLVVSRVDEGGVPLAWLGHVELRSRSGGEQFQAGIGRPPRSLKKQYQAQGVPAWQREGPLLYSGGQLVFVPGLGLDARVIGLPGQPLVGLHWEPSTAG
- a CDS encoding aspartate kinase; the encoded protein is MALIVHKYGGTSMGSTERIRNVAKRVAKWARAGHQMVVVPSAMSGETNRLLALAKDLSPASTTPEFQRELDMIASTGEQVSVGLLAIALQAEGMPAVSYAGWQVPIATDSSYTKARIQSIDDQRVRADLAAGKVVVITGFQGVDGDGNITTLGRGGSDTSAVAVAAALKADECLIYTDVDGVYTTDPRIVPEARRLHSISFEEMLEMASLGSKVLQIRSVEFAGKYRVPMRVLSSFTPWDIAIDEEARSGTLITFEEDAKMEQAVVSGIAFNRDEAKISLLGVPDRPGIAYQILGPVADANIDIDVIIQNVSHDGKTDFSFTVHRNDYARTMELLKSTVVPSTGAAEVSGDTKICKVSIVGIGMRSHVGVASRMFKALSDEGINIQMITTSEIKTSVVIDEKYMELAVRALHKAFDLEQAPA
- a CDS encoding ankyrin repeat domain-containing protein gives rise to the protein MSYFRVQRFIGLKFALNFKYVFYLSIAIAFSSANAGAYEDLFKAVIRDDVAWLRSLLQQGVDPNSRDPKGYPALSLALRRESPGAFALLLAHPATDVNALNAAGESALMLAAIAGDLESSQRLLARGARLDGPGWTPLHYAASGPNTRLVELLLARGATLEAEAPNGTTPLMLAAQTGPESTVELLLRQGADARRRNQRDLQAADFARLGGRDWLADRLELMTK
- a CDS encoding TatD family hydrolase translates to MFVDSHCHLSFPGLAERIDDIRADMAAASVDRALCICTTLEEFDTVQGLAARFDNFWCSAGVHPDNEGVREPRIEDLLELAQRPRVVAIGETGLDYYRLNGRSLDDMEWQRERFRVHIRAARATGLPLVVHTRSASADTVRLLREEGAEAVGGVFHCFTETMQVAREALDLGFHISFSGILTFKTAVELQEVARYVPLERCLIETDSPYLAPVPFRGKTNTPALVPYVARKLAELKSVDVEEVAAATSHNFERLFKTSLRT
- a CDS encoding PilZ domain-containing protein, with translation MLPGAPATAAGSRPSVIQLVFREKGALYAAYMPVFSDGGLFVPTTREYRLGEDIYLLLSLPEDPQRYPVAGKVGWITPANASGGRTQGVGVRFPTDEKTRLLKLKIEEILGTSISSAKPTQTI
- the holB gene encoding DNA polymerase III subunit delta' → MVGTDGALPLPWLGDWLDTALRTQRGHAVLIHGPQGIGQWQLSLTLAQAWLCDADAGARRPCGTCSSCRLVQARSHPDLLVLLPEALQGPLGWTVGDPEAEAPETGSKTRQPSKEIKVEAVRAAVAFAQTTPARNAGKVVVLHPAERMNGISANALLKTLEEPAGTARFILSSSAPQSLLPTIRSRCQALGLALPDPVQATAWLAGQGVASAEVVLAAAGGQPLDALEWVREGLDAKLWARLPAIVAQGDAAPLTGWPIARVVDALQKLCHDVLSVSVGAAPRFFPAGAVTARPGTAPISQWSRELLRAARQAEHPLNSGLMIEALVSRARLALMPGQGR
- the tmk gene encoding dTMP kinase; protein product: MSGRFITFEGIDGAGKSTHIVALAQRLRERGAEVVRTREPGGTELAEKLRELVLHAPMDALTEALLVFAARRDHVQQLVAPALARNATVVCDRFTDATFAYQGGGRGFDAQVLAQLERWVHGDLQPQLTFWLDLPAAEAARRRAAARAADRFESEDIAFFDRVRAGYAARMAADPGRFVRIDSSLEREAVWAQIDAELVRRGW
- the mltG gene encoding endolytic transglycosylase MltG, with protein sequence MKWIIRLVVVLVIVALGAAGAAAWWLQQPLKLSGETVELSIEQGELPRDIAQGWVRAGVQAPRWALYEWFRWSGKAKRIRAGSYEIGAGTTPVTLLEKMVRGDETLATVRLIEGWTFRQFRAELAKADALKPTTAAMSDAQIMEALGQPGVAPEGRFYPDTYAYSKGSADLAVLKRALRAMRQRVDEAWAARAPDLPLRTPDEALTLASIVEKETGAAAERARIAAVFVNRLRIGMPLQTDPTVIYGLGEAFDGNLRKRDLQTDTPYNTYTRPGLPPTPIAMPGAASLRATVKPEASKALYFVARGDGSSEFSETLAEHNRAVNKYQRGR
- a CDS encoding folate-binding protein YgfZ encodes the protein MAADDNRGMEHTLDTNGVVRLAHWGVIRARGADAARFLHGQLTSDMLNLGPGRAVPAGFCSAKGRLQASFIVWAGEADEILLACSASLLAPTLKRLSMFVMRAQCKLDDATAELPLHGLAGPAALALLGDAQPWECRRSEAGTAIRLPDAQGVPRALLAGTSPSGVAPLDADSWRWLEVSSGVPVIEAATVDQFVPQMVNLELIGGVDFKKGCYPGQEVVARSQYRGTLKRRMFLFDVPAAAQPGQELFHSADPGQPAGLIANAAPSPAGGSRVLAEVKLVALDEGSLHLGSADGPVLTRRELPYAVPTESAAPA
- a CDS encoding DUF4936 family protein, which codes for MAAAADGTAKGHDRASLGTAGQPMRELFIYYRSRVECEAEVAAQVRGFQAHLMLEHPTLVARLLRRPEAKDGLLTWMETYAFATMNPDRAIDAPLQQQIEASAACLRGLIEGERHTEVFIPCAC